The following coding sequences are from one Culex quinquefasciatus strain JHB chromosome 1, VPISU_Cqui_1.0_pri_paternal, whole genome shotgun sequence window:
- the LOC6033723 gene encoding uncharacterized protein LOC6033723 isoform X2: MSSALNGKLANGKMNADDIYENLPCHERMRNGGGDEFAPSAPPAMDEEDGPSGGGGGASGVQAQQQPPQLQQQQQQVENNNKIQNNLALHSKDSLYATPLKKSERPKPAQGATPKGRPPLPTRVSSINVDDNLNNSAAAAQAASERDVKIINAELEDRRIRDFLKDTSQMHKKIELHKEYQGSNFSYLARKEHFANLVQQNVLNDSLNGGSAGHPEGIDQSLLGYKTLANEDEDKNLDLDVNESLDELEAKCNEKLEMLTNLHRHRSTERSQEDNEQLDLDGPLGEQKPPPALINGKTSSLMQNGRPQELSLGPSSAVHAYLNREWVLKKIAMCLEQRASKKPIPVPPLEGAECVASSSGFFPRATSTHQAPNRGLDLPSLGYLVLGSNGSGKTSICNDIIDGTSGTKGMLNRRLLACYFVNSQNPECHSLSMFIRSIILQILSHSSFVGGINPTTAHNTSTTSNDLTEAAVETAKQEHPPQDISSNEALPEADQTKDTDFDKELEDVILSEIKLNERVAEFCSKKKVCRQQSEPVESLSRDKEAPAYPYTTHPPLQKTGEQRDKAGGSPGKRGSKIPVAIGSKIRSPAKSLASSPQEEDGGKVEPEEEEILDGAGEGIADISDMKLDEDIAQEINEDVTEKIEEPVAATPPKEESPEQEEVAPPSETASIPPPLPKSKNCRQVIADGYYEMLLSNPDIFESITVDSIEKNPDDCFKKAILFPLLELSPPKSALLLLIDSIDENYIQDGNLISTLKGKQVTKSRNIAELLSNHIHLMPKWLFMVCTAKKQNKNITKLFTGYKKLTLDDLRKSHVVKDVQQYIINRLNTDFRGINLTKDIIESLNQLYIKSNGCLLYLHKVLTGIKENFFTFREIKLIPCTLNGLYLYICQKSFNKKQYNKIRPMLNVLLVCNNYVDKYFLYNCLRTHNYSLEMDEFEKRLDLMRNIIEYSPRNPGALKIFHNSFCDWLIDVKFSTKKFLCDLNEGHVMVSMYYTMVADQLCPNKLRLYLYHLIKTGEYLTNKHINLDLLLILLETKSNLSDCFYTNLLNCCALCEDECKNDVNLACKTRLMLERYLNAELNEEFNGFLNDFFKPNLPTDCKVLKLLIETGINNADTVLSCESSAINSPVLSDRSQNIDSELAELLISSEKSCQQELQKSINLDQLQPTPSALVDRYDVHEVDQCESVGVAGDGGSAIGDSKSDIQNDRVQYDMFDAEMHKGKALIHILANEGNHMLLERALNACKDPIDLEIEDLNGQTALNIAARNGHIEIVKLLLQDRQPLNDGTGRFRKIDVNHADRDGWTPLRSASWGGHTDVVKLLIESGSCAIDRADKEGRTALRAAAWSGNEDIVKILIEAGANVNSIDKQGRTSLIAASYMGHYDIVEILLESGADVNHTDLDGRNALCVAALCGSSGYSKVISTLLEYGANTDQTDNEGMSPLLVSSFEGNSEICELLLENGADPDMADHMGRTPLWAACTSGHANVVKLLLFWGCGIDCMDSEGRTVLSVAAAQGNLETVRQLLDRGLDETHRDNAGWTPLHYAAFEGYADICIQLLESGAKIDECDNEGKAALHLASQEGHNAVIEAILNVHRACIDQRAHDGKTAFRLACLEGHFECVQTLLKYGCDVNSKDADSRTTLYILALENKLKVVKFLLEYSNVDVNVPDSEGRSALHVASWQGHAEMVKLLITLGNADVNAMDLESRTPLHSCAWQGNHEVMQLLLYYGAIPDHACKQGATALGISAQEGHEKCVTYLLKYGANPYKSDHCGRTPIKLAAKSNRNNVLRILENYTKNDLDGGKMLHQGLNLKSPDELPPTSSIHNPSPSGPFPNPSLLMPSSSLNVSSASTAAIGGTQNSNFYENTMQSDNSSLQKRKSVISSQSTGSSNEQAPMSFTQQLQKHSRHHNSKSHHIVQQHHHQQQLQHQQHQQMGSSTGGSTGGSKYGGTKKHSQMLPNVEEMHSSNAASSMRMNPNDADLFDLGCMSPLYATPPHSPSSDISSPGQNQPPSSLALLGKQFEEMNISLSNNSTIMHPPDNHFARDTHMRIILGNNQKEPQQSGKSSKRSGIATNPAMRLIRNRIDSAAQLIRRTNNMLSSSGGSSGQGSSSIGVKSGTFQWRKESQM, from the exons ACAGCAAGGACAGTCTGTACGCGACGCCGTTGAAAAAGTCCGAACGACCAAAGCCAGCGCAGGGTGCGACCCCGAAGGGACGGCCACCGCTCCCCACGCGCGTGTCCTCCATCAACGTGGATGACAATCTGAACAATAGCGCCGCGGCCGCGCAGGCGGCATCCGAGCGAGACGTCAAGATCATCAACGCCGAGCTGGAGGATCGCCGAATACGGGACTTTCTCAAGGACACCAGCCAAATGCACAAGAAAATTGAACTGCACAAAGAGTACCAGGGCTCGAACTTTTCCTACCTGGCGCGGAAGGAGCACTTTGCGAATCTGGTGCAGCAGAACGTGCTGAACGATTCGTTGAACGGTGGCAGCGCCGGACATCCGGAAGGTATCGATCAGTCGTTGCTGGGGTACAAAACCCTTGCGAATGAAGACGAGGACAAGAACCTGGATCTGGACGTGAACGAGTCGCTCGACGAGCTGGAGGCCAAGTGTAACGAAAAGCTAGAGATGCTCACCAACCTGCACCGGCATCGGTCAACCGAACGAAGTCAGGAGGACAACGAACAGCTAGATCTGGACGGACCTCTCGGCGAGCAGAAACCTCCACCAGCTCTAATCAACGGAAAAACTTCCAGCCTAATGCAGAACGGCAGACCGCAGGAGCTGTCCCTCGGACCGTCCTCGGCGGTCCACGCCTACCTCAATCGAGAGTGGGTCCTCAAGAAGATCGCCATGTGTTTGGAGCAGCGTGCCTCGAAGAAACCCATCCCGGTGCCACCCCTGGAAGGTGCCGAATGTGTGGCGTCCAGTTCGGGATTCTTCCCGCGGGCAACCTCCACCCATCAAGCTCCGAACCGGGGCCTCGATCTGCCTTCGCTGGGCTACCTCGTGCTCGGCTCCAACGGTTCCGGCAAAACCTCGATCTGCAACGACATCATCGACGGCACCTCCGGCACGAAAGGAATGCTCAACCGCCGGTTGCTCGCCTGCTACTTTGTAAACTCCCAAAACCCAGAGTGCCACAGTCTCAGCATGTTCATCCGCAGCATCATCTTGCAAATCCTAAGCCACTCGAGCTTCGTGGGTGGCATCAACCCAACGACAGCCCACAACACGAGCACCACTTCGAACGATCTCACCGAAGCAGCGGTGGAAACCGCCAAGCAAGAACACCCTCCCCAGGACATTAGCAGCAACGAGGCCCTGCCCGAAGCGGACCAGACAAAAGACACCGACTTTGACAAGGAGCTCGAAGACGTGATCCTGTCGGAGATTAAGCTCAACGAGCGCGTTGCGGAGTTTTGCTCCAAGAAGAAGGTCTGCCGCCAGCAGTCCGAGCCGGTGGAAAGTTTGAGCCGCGACAAGGAGGCGCCGGCGTATCCGTATACGACACATCCGCCGCTGCAAAAGACCGGAGAGCAGCGGGACAAGGCCGGTGGGAGTCCCGGCAAGAGGGGTTCGAAAATTCCGGTCGCGATTGGGAGCAAGATTCGTTCGCCAGCGAAGAGTCTTGCGAGTTCGCCACAGGAAGAAGACGGTGGGAAGGTTGAGCCGGAAGAGGAGGAAATTTTGGACGGGGCAGGCGAAGGTATCGCGGACATTTCCGACATGAAGCTGGACGAAGATATTGCGCAGGAGATTAACGAGGACGTGACGGAGAAAATTGAGGAACCAGTGGCGGCGACGCCGCCAAAGGAGGAATCTCCCGAGCAGGAGGAGGTGGCACCGCCGTCGGAAACAGCATCGATTCCACCGCCGCTACCAAAGTCGAAGAATTGTCGGCAGGTCATTGCCGACGGGTACTACGAGATGCTGCTGAGCAATCCGGACATTTTCGAGTCCATCACGGTGGACAGCATTGAGAAGAATCCGGACGATTGCTTCAAGAAGGCGATTTTGTTCCCACTGTTGGAGCTGAGTCCGCCGAAGAGTGCGCTCCTGTTGCTGATTGACTCGATCGATGAGAACTACATCCAGGACGGGAATCTGATCTCGACGCTCAAGGGCAAGCAGGTGACCAAGAGTCGAAACATTGCCGAACTTCTGTCGAACCACATTCACCTGATGCCCAAGTGGTTGTTTATGGTTTGTACCGCGAAGAAGCAGAACAAAAACATTACAAAGCTGTTTACGggctacaaaaagctcacgcTCGACGACTTGCGTAAGAGCCATGTTGTTAAAGACGTGCAGCAGTACATTATAAACAGACTGAACACGGATTTTCGTGGCATCAATCTTACCAAAGATATAATCGAAAGCTTGAACCAGCTCTACATCAAGTCCAACGGATGTCTGCTCTACCTGCACAAGGTGCTGACCGGCATCAAGGAAAACTTTTTCACATTCCGCGAAATCAAGCTGATTCCGTGCACCCTCAACGGTTTGTACCTGTACATTTGTCAAAAGTCCTTCAACAAGAAGCAATACAACAAAATACGGCCCATGCTGAACGTCCTGCTCGTGTGTAACAACTACGTGGACAAATACTTTCTTTACAACTGCTTACGCACCCACAACTACTCGCTGGAGATGGACGAGTTCGAGAAGCGGCTCGATCTCATGCGCAACATCATCGAGTACAGTCCCCGGAATCCGGGCGCCCTGAAAATCTTCCACAACTCGTTCTGCGACTGGCTCATCGACGTAAAGTTCTCCACCAAAAAGTTTCTGTGTGATCTCAACGAAGGCCACGTCATGGTGTCCATGTACTACACCATGGTCGCGGACCAGCTCTGCCCAAACAAGCTACGCCTGTATCTGTACCACCTGATCAAAACCGGTGAATATCTCACCAACAAGCACATCAATCTCGATCTGCTCCTGATCCTGCTGGAAACCAAATCCAACCTAAGCGACTGCTTCTACACGAACCTCCTCAACTGTTGCGCACTCTGCGAGGACGAGTGCAAAAACGACGTAAATCTGGCCTGCAAAACCCGACTCATGCTCGAGCGCTACCTGAACGCCGAACTCAACGAAGAGTTCAACGGCTTCCTGAACGATTTCTTCAAACCAAACCTCCCGACCGACTGCAAAGTCCTTAAACTGCTCATCGAAACCGGCATCAACAACGCGGACACGGTCCTCTCGTGCGAATCGTCCGCCATCAACTCGCCCGTGCTATCCGACCGCTCGCAGAACATCGACTCCGAGCTCGCAGAGCTGCTAATCTCCAGCGAAAAAAGCTGCCAGCAGGAGCTTCAAAAGTCGATCAACCTGGACCAGCTGCAGCCAACACCTTCGGCGCTGGTCGATCGCTACGACGTCCACGAGGTGGATCAATGCGAAAGTGTGGGAGTTGCGGGCGATGGGGGCAGCGCGATCGGCGATTCCAAGTCGGACATCCAGAACGATCGCGTGCAGTACGATATGTTTGACGCGGAGATGCACAAGGGAAAGGCGTTGATTCACATCTTGGCGAACGAGGGCAATCACATGCTGCTGGAGAGGGCGCTGAACGCGTGCAAGGATCCGATCGATTTGGAGATTGAGGATTTGAACGGGCAGACGGCGCTGAACATTGCCGCGCGGAATGGACACATTGAGATTGtgaagctgctgctgcaggACCGGCAGCCGTTGAACGATGGGACGGGTCGGTTCAGGAAGATTGACGTGAATCACGCGGACCGGGATGGGTGGACTCCGCTGAGGTCTGCGTCTTGGGGAGGTCATACGGACGTGGTGAAACTGTTGATCGAAAGTGGGAGTTGTGCGATTGATCGAGCGGATAAGGAGGGCAGGACGGCGTTGCGGGCGGCGGCGTGGAGTGGCAACGAAGACATTGTGAAGATCTTGATCGAGGCTGGGGCGAACGTGAATTCGATTGATAAGCAGGGCAGAACCTCGTTGATTGCCGCTTCCTATATGGGGCATTACGATATTGTGGAGATTTTGCTGGAGAGCGGAGCGGATGTGAATCATACGGATTTGGACGGTAGGAATGCGCTTTGTGTGGCGGCGTTGTGTGGAAGTTCTGGATATAGTAAGGTCATTTCTACGCTGTTGGAGTACGGGGCGAACACGGACCAGACGGATAACGAGGGAATGTCACCGCTGTTGGTGAGTTCTTTTGAGGGTAACTCGGAGATTTGTGAGTTGCTGCTGGAGAACGGTGCCGATCCGGACATGGCTGATCACATGGGAAGGACTCCGCTGTGGGCGGCGTGCACTTCGGGACATGCCAACGTGGTGAAGCTGTTGCTGTTCTGGGGCTGTGGCATCGACTGCATGGATTCGGAAGGTCGAACCGTGTTGAGTGTGGCCGCAGCGCAGGGTAACCTGGAAACGGTGCGTCAGCTGTTGGATCGTGGCTTGGATGAGACTCATCGTGACAACGCTGGCTGGACGCCACTTCATTACGCGGCTTTCGAGGGCTACGCGGACATTTGCATTCAGCTTTTGGAGTCCGGAGCGAAGATTGACGAGTGTGACAATGAGGGCAAGGCCGCGCTTCATCTGGCCTCTCAGGAAGGTCATAACGCGGTTATTGAAGCGATCCTGAACGTACACCGAGCGTGTATCGATCAGCGGGCTCACGACGGCAAGACTGCGTTCCGGTTGGCCTGCCTTGAGGGTCACTTCGAGTGCGTCCAGACGCTGCTCAAGTACGGCTGCGATGTCAACTCGAAGGACGCCGATTCGCGCACCACGCTGTACATTTTAGCACTGGAGAATAAACTCAAGGTTGTTAAGTTCCTGCTGGAATACTCAAACGTGGATGTGAACGTTCCGGACAGTGAGGGACGGTCTGCTTTGCACGTGGCCTCCTGGCAGGGTCACGCCGAAATGGTAAAGCTGTTGATTACGTTGG GTAACGCCGACGTAAACGCTATGGACCTGGAGTCGCGCACACCCCTGCACTCCTGTGCCTGGCAGGGCAACCACGAAGTAATGCAGCTGCTGCTGTACTACGGAGCGATTCCGGATCACGCGTGCAAACAGGGAGCGACCGCGCTGGGAATTTCCGCCCAGGAAGGTCATGAAAAGTGCGTCACGTATCTGCTCAAGTACGGTGCCAATCCGTACAAGTCGGACCACTGCGGTCGCACCCCAATCAAGCTGGCCGCCAAATCCAACCGTAACAACGTGCTCCGGATACTGGAGAACTATACCAAAA ACGATCTCGACGGTGGTAAGATGCTGCACCAGGGGTTGAACCTCAAATCGCCGGACGAGTTGCCGCCGACGTCCTCGATCCACAACCCGTCCCCGTCCGGGCCCTTCCCCAACCCAAGCCTCCTGATGCCGAGCAGCTCGCTGAACGTGTCGTCGGCGTCCACGGCGGCCATTGGCGGCACCCAGAACAGCAACTTTTACGAAAACACGATGCAGTCCGACAACAGCAGTTTGCAGAAGCGAAAAAGTGTCATCTCTAGTCAGTCCACCGGTAGCAGTAATGAG caaGCGCCAATGTCTTTTACGCAGCAGCTGCAGAAGCACTCCCGGCATCACAACTCCAAGTCGCATCACATCGTgcagcagcaccaccaccagcagcagctgcaGCACCAACAACACCAGCAGATGGGAAGCAGCACCGGTGGCAGTACCGGCGGTAGCAAGTACGGCGGCACCAAAAAGCACTCTCAAATGCTGCCCAATGTTGAAGAAATGCACTCCTCGAATG CGGCGTCCAGCATGCGGATGAACCCCAACGATGCGGACCTGTTCGATCTGGGGTGTATGTCGCCACTGTACGCGACGCCGCCCCACTCGCCCAGCAGTGACATTAGCTCGCCGGGCCAGAACCAGCCGCCGTCGTCGCTGGCACTGCTCGGCAAGCAGTTTGAGGAGATGAACATTAGCCTGTCGAACAACAGTACGATTATGCACCCGCCGGATAATCACTTTGCGCGGGACACGCACATGCGGATCATCCTGGGGAATAACCAGAAGGAGCCGCAGCAGAGCGG CAAATCCTCCAAACGCAGCGGCATCGCCACCAACCCGGCCATGCGGTTGATCCGCAACCGAATTGACTCCGCGGCACAGCTGATTCGGCGCACCAACAACATGCTGAGCAGCAGCGGTGGCAGCTCCGGGCAGGGCTCGTCCAGCATCGGCGTCAAATCCGGCACGTTCCAGTGGCGGAAGGAGAGCCAGATGTAG